One window of Deltaproteobacteria bacterium genomic DNA carries:
- the ispD gene encoding 2-C-methyl-D-erythritol 4-phosphate cytidylyltransferase, whose amino-acid sequence MSTNIGSRTASTARPPRGTAGAAGRVSAIVLAAGSGSRFTGSFIPKQFVQLMGKPILAYILETYQNLDLVDDVTLVVNARYEQLYYDIVDTYRFFKVRRMVRGGATRQASSAAGLEAIGPCDVVVVQDGVRPFTGPRVIMEAVETARRVGAANVTVRALDTIVESRDGMIAHIPDRANLYSGQSPQAFRYDLLVEAHQKAAADGITDATDDAQLVLRIGGQVGVVEGSYANFKITTYQDFLFATSLVDRERPNDGEGW is encoded by the coding sequence ATGAGCACAAATATCGGATCTCGAACCGCATCCACAGCACGCCCCCCAAGGGGCACAGCAGGCGCAGCCGGCCGCGTGAGCGCCATCGTGCTCGCAGCCGGCAGCGGCAGCCGGTTCACCGGCAGCTTCATCCCCAAGCAGTTCGTGCAGCTGATGGGGAAGCCGATCCTCGCCTACATCCTCGAGACGTACCAGAACCTCGACCTCGTCGACGACGTCACGCTCGTCGTCAACGCCCGCTACGAGCAGCTCTACTACGACATCGTCGACACCTACCGCTTTTTCAAAGTACGTCGGATGGTCCGCGGCGGCGCGACGCGGCAGGCCTCGTCGGCCGCGGGGCTGGAGGCGATCGGCCCCTGCGACGTCGTCGTCGTGCAGGACGGCGTGCGGCCGTTCACCGGCCCCCGCGTGATCATGGAGGCCGTCGAGACGGCGCGCCGGGTGGGCGCCGCCAACGTGACCGTCCGCGCCCTCGACACCATCGTCGAGAGCCGCGACGGGATGATCGCCCACATCCCCGACCGGGCCAACCTCTACAGCGGCCAGTCGCCGCAGGCGTTCCGCTACGACCTGCTGGTCGAGGCGCACCAGAAGGCCGCGGCCGACGGCATCACCGACGCCACCGACGACGCACAGCTCGTGCTCCGTATCGGCGGGCAGGTGGGCGTCGTCGAGGGATCGTACGCCAACTTCAAGATCACCACGTACCAGGACTTCCTGTTCGCGACGAGCCTCGTCGATCGCGAGCGGCCCAACGACGGAGAGGGCTGGTAA
- a CDS encoding methyltransferase domain-containing protein: MRAASVRCTACALRYPRRDGVYLLGPPFAVNVAGRTFASDRMRRLAADAHAAGWDVARQRFAAEVLAGTLRAPEQSRWARLRAKVAGTTWEDTLQDLVDPTRAGWKFLLNLRSNAWVLFLGPSWGAAPVSLARSAAHVVVLDGSVERLRLVHEQAAAAGLENLTFARVVDPLRLPLPDGSVNLVVAPGLVEWFTAVAGERVLSAACGRELLGELRRVLAPRGQAYVATDNRTGLTRLLGARRASGASFSARGLREAAAAAGFRGSRLVAPIPFQHKFHQVLELEPSSAVRLSADPYRTRGRLVRPLVKAWDVCNRDGALERRLHPLLPSLGAVLSTEPEIPSLAERLLEHLATGGQIAHGRQLTRYFVRAKGAAVLVAGAPDGDGVIIRLPLDERAEATCAAHHQALETLVSDLRIPEELRRLFPAPYGRGSFEGQPFFAESAVPGEAGRVYYSRGTRRYDRAILNAAEVLRQLRRATEERVAVDGDEFARLCGRWLEELRGIVGREPRVALDAIERRLERTLIGRTLPLGWHHGDYDFANLLYGPREAVTGILDFEVFDARGLPLIDLMVLVARRPIRRTGFAFGTLFARSILARKLPPLETRLLEEEMRTVGADEELYQALALCCWLDHLRLRRDSWLVRSPSWLDQNLHEVVEAVRRIL; the protein is encoded by the coding sequence GTGCGGGCGGCCTCCGTCCGCTGCACCGCCTGCGCGCTCCGCTACCCGCGCCGCGACGGCGTCTACCTCCTCGGACCGCCCTTCGCGGTCAACGTCGCGGGCCGGACGTTCGCGTCCGACCGCATGCGCCGGCTCGCCGCCGACGCCCACGCCGCCGGCTGGGACGTGGCGCGCCAGCGCTTCGCCGCCGAGGTCCTGGCGGGGACGCTGCGCGCCCCCGAGCAGTCGCGCTGGGCTCGGCTCCGCGCGAAGGTGGCCGGGACGACCTGGGAGGACACGCTCCAGGACCTCGTCGACCCGACGCGCGCCGGCTGGAAGTTCCTCCTGAACCTCCGCTCCAACGCCTGGGTCCTCTTCCTCGGCCCGAGCTGGGGCGCGGCCCCGGTGAGCCTGGCGCGCAGCGCGGCCCACGTGGTGGTCCTCGACGGCAGCGTCGAGCGCTTGAGACTCGTGCACGAGCAGGCCGCGGCGGCCGGCCTCGAGAACCTGACCTTCGCCCGCGTCGTGGATCCGCTCCGCCTGCCGCTGCCCGACGGCAGCGTGAACCTCGTCGTGGCCCCCGGCCTCGTCGAATGGTTCACGGCGGTCGCGGGGGAACGCGTGCTGTCGGCCGCCTGCGGCCGCGAGCTCCTGGGCGAGCTCCGCCGCGTGCTGGCGCCCCGCGGCCAGGCCTACGTGGCGACCGACAACCGCACGGGCCTCACGCGGCTCCTCGGTGCGCGCCGCGCGTCGGGCGCGAGCTTCTCCGCCCGCGGGCTCCGCGAGGCGGCGGCCGCCGCCGGCTTCCGCGGCTCCCGGCTCGTGGCCCCCATCCCCTTCCAGCACAAGTTCCACCAGGTGCTCGAGCTCGAGCCGTCGAGCGCCGTCCGGCTGTCGGCCGATCCCTACCGCACGCGGGGCCGCCTGGTGCGGCCGCTCGTCAAGGCCTGGGACGTCTGCAATCGCGACGGCGCGCTCGAGCGGCGCCTCCATCCTCTGCTGCCCAGCCTCGGCGCCGTGCTCTCGACCGAGCCCGAGATCCCGTCGCTGGCCGAGCGTCTGCTCGAGCATCTCGCCACGGGCGGCCAGATCGCCCACGGCCGCCAGCTGACGCGCTACTTCGTGCGCGCCAAGGGCGCCGCGGTCCTCGTGGCCGGCGCGCCGGACGGCGACGGCGTGATCATCCGCCTGCCGCTCGACGAGCGCGCCGAGGCCACGTGCGCTGCGCACCACCAGGCGCTCGAGACGCTGGTGAGCGACCTCCGCATCCCGGAGGAGCTCCGTCGCCTGTTCCCGGCGCCGTACGGGCGCGGGAGCTTCGAGGGACAGCCCTTCTTCGCCGAGAGCGCCGTGCCGGGCGAGGCGGGCCGCGTCTATTACTCGCGCGGCACGCGCCGCTACGACCGGGCAATCCTCAACGCGGCCGAGGTCCTCCGCCAGCTCCGCCGCGCGACGGAGGAGCGCGTGGCGGTGGACGGCGACGAGTTCGCGCGGCTCTGCGGCCGCTGGCTCGAGGAGCTCCGCGGCATCGTCGGCCGCGAGCCGCGCGTCGCCCTCGACGCGATCGAGCGGCGCCTCGAGCGGACGCTCATCGGCCGGACGCTGCCGCTCGGCTGGCACCACGGCGACTACGACTTCGCCAACCTGCTCTACGGCCCGCGCGAGGCGGTCACCGGCATCCTCGACTTCGAGGTGTTCGACGCGCGCGGGCTGCCGCTGATCGACCTGATGGTGCTGGTCGCGCGCCGGCCCATCCGGCGCACCGGCTTCGCCTTCGGCACGCTCTTCGCGCGCTCCATCCTGGCCCGGAAGCTTCCGCCGCTCGAGACGCGTCTGCTCGAAGAGGAGATGCGGACCGTCGGCGCCGACGAGGAGCTCTACCAGGCGCTCGCGCTCTGCTGCTGGCTCGATCACCTGCGGCTCCGCCGCGACAGCTGGCTCGTCCGCTCGCCGTCCTGGCTCGATCAGAACCTCCACGAGGTGGTGGAGGCCGTGAGGAGGATCCTGTGA
- a CDS encoding CDP-alcohol phosphatidyltransferase family protein, protein MDLTLEEVKRAAKREDFRAGVQMRLLMPRLSVRVTRWVVTHTRLAPNQITLVSFLVGLGAAASFASVSPLVVVAGLLAYHLHVLLDYVDGEVARCRGETSVRGAYFDLITDRVTFPLLVFSAGLGVYRQTGAPAHLIAAFVATFGLFLDKEAVDCWYRANAGAPEIEDRYVAAPSRSAWGRWRGRLALLAVMVRGLTAFLTYTAVAAVLDAAISFPLAGPGSWRALVLWAFAPLMPIGAVGRFLYVFRRGAIPRRQQLL, encoded by the coding sequence ATGGATCTCACGCTCGAAGAAGTGAAGCGCGCCGCCAAGCGGGAGGACTTCCGCGCCGGCGTGCAGATGCGGCTCCTGATGCCGCGGCTGTCGGTCCGCGTGACCCGCTGGGTCGTGACGCACACGCGCCTCGCCCCGAACCAGATCACGCTGGTCAGCTTCCTGGTCGGCCTCGGCGCGGCGGCGTCGTTCGCCTCGGTGAGCCCGCTCGTCGTGGTGGCGGGCCTCCTCGCCTACCACCTTCACGTGCTGCTCGACTACGTCGACGGCGAGGTGGCGCGCTGCCGCGGCGAGACGAGCGTGCGCGGCGCCTACTTCGACCTCATCACCGACCGCGTCACCTTCCCGCTGCTCGTCTTCTCGGCCGGGCTCGGGGTCTACCGCCAGACGGGCGCCCCGGCGCACCTGATCGCGGCCTTCGTCGCCACCTTCGGCCTGTTCCTCGACAAGGAGGCGGTCGACTGCTGGTACCGCGCCAACGCGGGCGCGCCGGAGATCGAGGACCGCTACGTGGCCGCGCCGAGCCGCTCGGCGTGGGGCCGCTGGCGCGGGCGGCTCGCGCTGCTGGCGGTGATGGTGCGCGGCCTGACGGCGTTCCTCACCTACACCGCCGTCGCCGCCGTCCTCGACGCCGCGATCTCCTTCCCGCTCGCGGGGCCGGGCAGCTGGCGCGCCCTCGTCCTCTGGGCCTTCGCGCCCCTGATGCCGATCGGGGCCGTGGGTCGCTTCCTCTACGTGTTCCGCCGCGGCGCCATCCCGCGCCGACAACAGCTCCTCTGA
- a CDS encoding DNRLRE domain-containing protein, with product MRFRHTVARRALGFWIVLGLLPFLSHRGKAQALPSTTLTFSSTADTYVDSGSATKNFNSSTILRAAASPTRVTYLRFAVTGVSGRQVQKARLRLGVSAGAASGGTVHLISNNTWSETAVTFNTRPAVDGAGLQTLGTVATGATAEFILDGAITADGTYNLAIDSSNTATVSYNSSLATSGQKPQLVLTVAAQAPTVTIAQPPTGASYFTGDAITLQASAHDSAGVDLSTHVVWSSNLAGPLGTGAVVTTSL from the coding sequence ATGAGATTTCGACACACTGTGGCCCGCAGGGCCCTGGGATTCTGGATAGTCCTCGGGCTCCTGCCGTTCCTGTCGCACCGGGGCAAAGCGCAGGCGTTGCCGTCGACGACCCTCACCTTCAGCTCGACGGCGGACACCTACGTCGACAGCGGCTCGGCGACGAAGAACTTCAACTCGTCGACGATCCTGCGCGCTGCCGCCTCGCCCACCCGGGTCACCTACCTCCGCTTCGCGGTGACGGGCGTCAGCGGCCGCCAGGTCCAGAAGGCCCGCCTCCGCCTCGGGGTCAGCGCCGGCGCCGCGAGCGGCGGCACCGTGCACCTGATCAGCAACAACACGTGGAGCGAGACGGCCGTCACCTTCAACACCCGGCCCGCGGTCGACGGCGCCGGCCTCCAGACCCTCGGCACGGTCGCGACCGGTGCCACGGCCGAGTTCATCCTCGACGGGGCGATCACCGCCGACGGCACCTACAACCTGGCGATCGACAGCTCGAATACGGCGACCGTCAGCTACAACTCCTCGCTCGCGACGAGCGGCCAGAAGCCCCAGCTCGTCCTCACCGTGGCGGCCCAGGCGCCGACGGTCACCATCGCCCAGCCGCCCACCGGCGCGAGCTACTTCACGGGCGACGCGATCACCCTCCAGGCGAGCGCCCACGACAGCGCCGGCGTCGACCTGAGCACCCACGTGGTGTGGTCCTCCAACCTCGCCGGGCCGCTCGGCACGGGCGCGGTGGTCACCACCTCGCTC
- a CDS encoding zinc-binding dehydrogenase: MGTWNSAVSYRLTQPFRIEAVEREIKRERPDDVLVRPRLTGVCASDLKLYAGTRDRRALSKKLPMALLHEGVAEVVESGMAASHVRPGSRVVVVPNVPCYIAYPDLYPSRAEGCLACRPGGAGENYCLHNLYLSSNTDGLAQSVFRHPAALLVPVPSELPDRIAALTEPLTTILAGCEKAPIRPEGRYLVLGNGPLGQLVAICLAGMYQVPRAAIAMSGHDWGNRRAAMSLVGDALDGDDPQSFANLRGKIDIVFECVGGEANGETLEETVECLRPGGTAVLFGPSEKSVLLNTREMIGKGLTFLGCNRSFVPHFQTVLERLKEPLVQKLLEAVLSPEKFLVRSADDLNRALYHAWTKREAGKALIAWAGPE, translated from the coding sequence ATGGGCACCTGGAACTCAGCCGTCTCCTATCGCCTGACCCAGCCCTTCCGCATCGAGGCGGTCGAGCGCGAGATCAAGCGTGAGCGTCCGGACGACGTCCTGGTCCGGCCGCGGCTCACCGGGGTGTGCGCCTCGGACCTGAAGCTCTACGCGGGCACGCGCGACCGGCGGGCGCTCTCGAAGAAGCTCCCGATGGCGCTCCTGCACGAGGGTGTCGCCGAGGTCGTCGAGTCCGGCATGGCCGCCAGCCACGTGCGTCCGGGCAGCCGCGTGGTCGTGGTGCCGAACGTCCCCTGCTACATCGCCTATCCCGACCTCTACCCCTCGCGGGCGGAGGGCTGCCTCGCCTGCCGGCCCGGCGGAGCGGGCGAGAACTACTGCCTCCACAACCTCTACCTGTCGAGCAACACGGACGGGCTCGCGCAGAGCGTCTTCCGGCACCCCGCCGCGCTCCTGGTCCCGGTGCCGTCCGAGCTGCCCGACCGCATCGCCGCGCTCACCGAGCCGCTCACCACCATCCTCGCCGGCTGCGAGAAGGCGCCGATCCGGCCCGAGGGCCGCTACCTCGTCCTCGGCAACGGGCCGCTCGGGCAGCTCGTCGCGATCTGCCTCGCCGGCATGTACCAGGTCCCGCGTGCCGCCATCGCCATGAGCGGCCACGACTGGGGGAACCGTCGCGCCGCGATGTCGCTCGTGGGCGACGCCCTCGACGGCGACGACCCCCAGAGCTTCGCCAACCTGCGCGGCAAGATCGACATCGTCTTCGAGTGCGTGGGCGGCGAGGCGAACGGCGAGACGCTCGAGGAGACCGTCGAGTGCCTCCGGCCGGGCGGCACGGCGGTCCTCTTCGGCCCGTCGGAGAAGTCCGTGCTGCTCAACACGCGCGAGATGATCGGCAAGGGGCTCACGTTCCTCGGCTGCAACCGGAGCTTCGTGCCGCACTTCCAGACGGTGCTCGAGCGGCTGAAGGAGCCGCTGGTGCAGAAGCTGCTCGAGGCGGTGCTCAGCCCGGAGAAGTTCCTCGTCCGCTCCGCCGACGATCTCAACCGGGCGCTCTATCACGCATGGACCAAGCGGGAGGCCGGCAAGGCGCTGATCGCCTGGGCCGGCCCCGAGTGA